In Chryseobacterium turcicum, a single window of DNA contains:
- the hemA gene encoding glutamyl-tRNA reductase, with protein MIQYSNIHQTSNFAVLSISFEKADVETRGKFAFFDDNIKNFVTRIHDENLGDAFVVSTCNRTEIYTTSPNYLLVAEEYCKTIGVNISDFLQFANIATKEEALHHLFRVAAGLESQIIGDFEIIGQIKKAYARFKKERQNSNPFLERSINSAIQISKRIKNETGISNGAASVSYAAVHYILNNQKRITEKNILLLGVGEIGQNTVENLVKHVYQPSIKIANRTQEKAAKISEKYNIPNIDYNDFEKELENTDILIVATGAKTPIINKFHLKNGKEILIIDLSIPHNVDKNVSELSNVTLIDVDELSKQIQETIQQREKEVPKAEVIIKEMTKDFLEWEKKRKLAPNIHHFKAVLKNMERNEMHNFYRKNKYININDMELSEKMIQKITNRFAKYIIDNPLKAEEISKLMHEILVEQPNNEFNEKH; from the coding sequence ATGATACAGTATTCCAATATACATCAAACCTCAAATTTTGCCGTATTATCTATCAGTTTTGAAAAGGCTGATGTAGAAACGAGGGGGAAATTTGCGTTTTTTGATGACAATATTAAAAACTTTGTCACCCGAATTCACGATGAAAATTTAGGGGACGCTTTTGTGGTTTCTACATGTAATAGAACCGAAATCTACACCACTTCTCCCAATTACCTTTTGGTAGCCGAAGAATATTGTAAGACAATTGGTGTAAATATTTCAGATTTTCTTCAATTTGCCAATATCGCAACAAAAGAAGAAGCTTTACATCATTTATTCAGAGTGGCAGCCGGACTGGAAAGCCAAATCATAGGTGATTTTGAAATCATCGGACAAATCAAGAAAGCGTACGCCCGTTTTAAAAAAGAAAGACAAAACTCGAATCCTTTTTTAGAAAGGTCGATTAATTCTGCAATTCAGATTTCTAAAAGAATTAAAAATGAGACCGGCATTTCAAATGGGGCAGCTTCGGTTTCTTATGCGGCAGTACATTATATTTTAAATAATCAAAAAAGAATTACCGAAAAAAACATTCTCCTTCTCGGAGTGGGTGAAATTGGGCAAAATACTGTCGAAAACTTGGTAAAACACGTTTATCAGCCTAGCATAAAAATCGCCAACCGAACTCAGGAAAAAGCCGCGAAAATTTCAGAGAAATACAATATTCCCAATATTGACTATAATGATTTTGAAAAAGAATTAGAAAATACGGATATTTTAATCGTTGCTACGGGAGCAAAAACACCCATCATCAACAAGTTTCATTTAAAAAACGGAAAAGAAATTTTAATTATTGACCTTTCGATTCCTCATAATGTAGACAAAAATGTTTCTGAGCTTAGCAATGTGACCTTGATAGATGTTGACGAACTTTCAAAACAAATACAGGAAACCATTCAGCAGCGTGAAAAAGAAGTTCCAAAAGCTGAAGTTATCATTAAAGAAATGACCAAAGATTTTCTGGAATGGGAAAAAAAGAGAAAACTGGCACCCAATATTCATCATTTCAAAGCGGTCCTCAAAAACATGGAGCGCAACGAAATGCACAATTTTTACAGAAAAAATAAGTACATCAATATCAACGACATGGAGCTTTCTGAGAAGATGATTCAGAAAATTACCAACCGTTTTGCAAAATATATTATCGACAACCCTCTAAAAGCCGAGGAAATTAGTAAATTAATGCACGAAATTTTAGTCGAACAACCCAATAACGAATTCAATGAAAAGCATTAG
- a CDS encoding glutamine synthetase III family protein: protein MSTLRFKALETLPFKDFRKDNSVEIPTKLSELFCENVFSENTMREYLTKEAFQSIMDAIKKGTKIQRLIADQVAVAMKDWAMSKGVTHYTHWFQPLTGTTAEKHDSFFTPIEGGRAIERFSGNLLIQQEPDASSFPNGGIRNTFEARGYTAWDPTSPAFIMGTTLCIPSIFISYTGETLDYKAPLLRALNAVDEAATNVMQYFDKNVTKVTPTLGWEQEYFLVDSALYQSRPDLVLTGKTLLGHSPAKGQQLDDHYFGSIPTRVMNFMKELEIECMKLGIPVTTRHNEVAPNQFELAPMFEEVNVAVDHNSLLMDVMARIAHRHHFHILFHEKPFAGVNGSGKHNNWSLATDTGENLLSPGKNPKKNLQFLTFFVNAIKAVHEYADLLRASIASASNDHRLGANEAPPAIISVFIGSQLFRVLEELEKVTEGKLSPDEKTDLKLNVVGKIPEILLDNTDRNRTSPFAFTGNKFEIRAVGSSANCAESMTVMNTIAAKQLNDFKIEVDALIETGLKKDEAIFNVLREYIKQCKNIMFEGDGYSDDWAVEAEKRGLNNWKTTPEALKQEMNQKFVDLYEELGIFNHREVEARNEIKLEKYSTVIDIEARVLSDIARNHIIPSALKYQNRLIENVKGLKEIFGDEEFKTLAKEQMSLITNISQNVSTIKVGVEDLLKARDAAKAVNESQTQAEDYCNKVKPLFDIIRDASDDLEMMVDDELWPMTKYREMLFTR, encoded by the coding sequence ATGTCAACTTTAAGATTCAAAGCATTAGAAACTTTACCTTTTAAGGACTTTAGAAAAGATAACTCAGTAGAAATTCCTACTAAATTATCAGAACTATTTTGTGAAAACGTATTCTCTGAAAACACAATGAGAGAATATTTAACAAAAGAAGCATTCCAATCTATTATGGATGCTATTAAAAAGGGGACAAAAATCCAAAGATTAATTGCTGACCAAGTTGCTGTAGCAATGAAAGACTGGGCAATGAGCAAAGGGGTAACTCACTACACTCACTGGTTTCAGCCATTAACAGGAACAACGGCAGAAAAGCACGATTCTTTCTTCACTCCTATTGAAGGTGGAAGAGCTATCGAGAGATTCAGCGGAAACTTATTGATTCAGCAAGAGCCTGATGCATCTTCTTTCCCGAATGGTGGTATCAGAAATACTTTCGAAGCAAGAGGTTATACAGCTTGGGACCCTACATCTCCGGCATTTATTATGGGAACTACATTATGTATTCCTTCTATTTTCATCTCTTACACAGGTGAAACTTTAGATTACAAAGCACCTTTATTAAGAGCTTTGAACGCTGTAGACGAAGCTGCAACCAACGTAATGCAGTATTTCGATAAAAACGTAACAAAAGTAACTCCTACTTTAGGTTGGGAGCAAGAATATTTCTTGGTTGATTCAGCATTGTATCAATCTCGTCCAGATTTAGTTTTAACAGGTAAAACTTTATTAGGACACTCTCCTGCAAAAGGCCAACAGCTTGATGACCACTATTTCGGTTCAATTCCTACAAGAGTAATGAACTTTATGAAAGAGTTGGAAATCGAATGTATGAAATTGGGAATTCCGGTTACTACAAGACATAACGAAGTAGCGCCAAACCAATTTGAGCTAGCTCCAATGTTTGAAGAAGTAAACGTTGCTGTTGACCACAACTCTTTGTTGATGGACGTTATGGCAAGAATTGCTCACAGACACCATTTCCACATTTTATTCCACGAAAAACCATTTGCGGGTGTAAACGGAAGCGGAAAGCACAACAACTGGTCTTTAGCAACTGATACAGGTGAAAACTTATTGAGCCCAGGAAAAAACCCTAAGAAAAACTTACAATTCTTAACATTCTTCGTAAATGCTATTAAAGCAGTACATGAATATGCTGACCTTTTGAGAGCGAGTATTGCTTCTGCAAGCAACGACCACAGATTGGGTGCAAACGAAGCTCCACCAGCAATTATTTCGGTATTTATCGGAAGTCAATTGTTCAGAGTTTTGGAAGAGCTTGAAAAAGTAACTGAAGGAAAACTTTCACCAGACGAAAAAACAGATTTAAAACTGAATGTAGTAGGAAAAATTCCTGAAATTTTGTTGGATAACACTGACAGAAACAGAACTTCACCTTTTGCATTTACAGGAAATAAGTTTGAAATCAGAGCGGTAGGTTCTTCTGCAAACTGCGCAGAATCTATGACCGTAATGAATACCATTGCAGCAAAACAGCTTAATGATTTCAAAATAGAAGTTGATGCTTTAATTGAAACTGGGCTTAAAAAAGACGAAGCAATCTTCAATGTATTGAGAGAATACATCAAGCAGTGTAAAAACATTATGTTTGAAGGTGATGGATATTCTGATGACTGGGCTGTAGAAGCTGAAAAAAGAGGTTTAAACAACTGGAAAACAACTCCTGAAGCATTGAAGCAGGAAATGAATCAGAAATTTGTTGACCTTTATGAAGAATTAGGAATCTTCAACCACAGAGAAGTAGAAGCAAGAAACGAAATCAAGCTAGAAAAATATTCTACCGTAATTGATATTGAAGCAAGAGTGTTAAGTGATATCGCAAGAAACCACATTATTCCTTCTGCTTTAAAATATCAAAATAGATTGATTGAGAACGTAAAGGGTCTTAAAGAAATCTTCGGAGACGAAGAATTTAAAACGTTGGCTAAAGAGCAAATGAGTTTGATTACCAACATCTCACAAAACGTTTCTACTATTAAAGTAGGTGTAGAAGATTTGCTTAAAGCAAGAGATGCAGCAAAAGCTGTAAATGAAAGTCAGACGCAGGCAGAAGATTACTGCAACAAAGTAAAACCACTATTCGACATTATCAGAGATGCTTCTGATGACCTTGAAATGATGGTTGATGATGAGCTTTGGCCAATGACTAAATATAGAGAAATGTTATTTACAAGATAA
- the rodA gene encoding rod shape-determining protein RodA: protein MKWTEGIDKLGLGLYFLLCIFAIANIYSVDEGLGKKQLIFFGISIFVGLIIFLSRSKFFENMSGIIYIGGVLMLAGLHVFGTEILGQKNWYKFGSFTMQPVEFSKIGTALMLANYVSGAEFDLKNRKSLITVMAIIGIPAVVVLSIPDVGSLLVFTAFFIALYREGLSGKLFVVGGLFAAVFLIANYLNDPLKWSLWYFTVFIIIIGGLWFAFNAAFLRKNIYTLLPGVGIVLLLAALSFISPVIFEKLPKHQQERVEVLYKGEREFRDTSGYNLLYSKTAIGSGGMLGKGFREGSVTQGKFVPEQETDYIFCTVGEEWGFVGSAALVFAYMIFIGRIYYLSEKQKSVFNRVFGYCFASILLMHFSINLGMVMGLFPTVGIPLPYFSYGGSSLLAFSMMTFIFFKLNYADKNSLV, encoded by the coding sequence ATGAAGTGGACAGAAGGAATAGATAAATTAGGTCTTGGGTTATATTTTTTGCTTTGCATATTTGCAATAGCCAATATTTACAGCGTAGATGAAGGCTTAGGTAAAAAACAGTTGATTTTTTTCGGAATTTCAATTTTTGTAGGATTAATTATTTTCTTAAGCAGAAGCAAATTTTTCGAAAACATGTCGGGTATCATCTACATCGGCGGTGTTTTAATGCTTGCAGGTCTTCATGTTTTCGGAACGGAGATTCTCGGACAGAAAAATTGGTATAAATTCGGAAGTTTTACCATGCAGCCTGTAGAGTTTTCAAAGATTGGAACGGCTCTAATGTTAGCAAACTACGTTTCTGGGGCAGAATTTGACCTTAAAAATAGAAAATCATTAATAACCGTAATGGCAATAATAGGAATTCCTGCGGTTGTGGTATTGTCAATTCCTGATGTGGGCTCATTGCTTGTGTTTACAGCATTTTTTATTGCATTATACAGAGAAGGTTTGTCCGGAAAACTGTTTGTGGTTGGTGGACTTTTTGCAGCGGTTTTTTTAATTGCAAATTATCTTAACGACCCTCTAAAATGGAGTTTGTGGTACTTTACTGTATTTATTATTATAATTGGTGGGTTATGGTTTGCATTTAATGCAGCTTTTCTCCGTAAAAATATATACACGCTTTTGCCCGGAGTAGGAATTGTTCTTTTACTGGCAGCACTGTCATTTATTTCACCTGTTATTTTCGAAAAGCTACCAAAACACCAGCAAGAGCGTGTGGAGGTTTTGTATAAAGGTGAAAGAGAATTTAGAGATACTTCAGGGTATAATTTATTGTATTCAAAAACAGCCATTGGTTCTGGAGGAATGCTGGGGAAAGGATTTCGTGAAGGTTCTGTAACCCAAGGAAAGTTTGTACCTGAGCAGGAAACCGATTATATTTTCTGTACCGTGGGAGAAGAATGGGGGTTTGTAGGAAGCGCAGCTTTGGTTTTTGCTTACATGATTTTCATCGGACGAATATATTATCTCTCAGAAAAGCAGAAATCGGTATTTAACAGAGTTTTTGGGTATTGTTTTGCTTCCATTCTATTGATGCACTTTTCTATCAATTTAGGCATGGTTATGGGCTTATTTCCAACGGTTGGTATTCCTTTGCCCTACTTTAGTTATGGTGGAAGTTCATTGCTTGCCTTTTCGATGATGACTTTTATTTTCTTTAAACTTAATTACGCAGATAAAAACAGTTTGGTGTAA
- a CDS encoding rod shape-determining protein, which produces MSLFDMFTQEIAIDLGTANTLIIHNNKIVIDQPSIVAIERSTGKPIAVGEQAKHMQGKTHEDIKTIRPLKDGVIADFHASEHMIKEFIKKIPGIKGRFIQPALRIVICIPSGITEVEKRAVRDSAQKVNAKEVRLIYEPMAAAIGVGIDVQKPEGNMIIDIGGGTTEIAVVALGGIVCDKSVKIAGDVFTNDIAYFLRTHHNLYIGERTAERVKIEVGSAVEDLDVDIDDIPVQGRDLITGKPKEIMVGYKEIARALDKSIIRIEDSVMETLSLTPPELAADIYKTGIYLAGGGALLRGLADRLHKKTGLPVFVAEDPLRAVVRGTGIALKNMDKFNFLIK; this is translated from the coding sequence ATGAGTTTATTCGATATGTTTACGCAAGAAATAGCGATAGACCTTGGAACTGCCAACACGCTTATCATCCATAATAATAAAATTGTTATAGATCAGCCTTCTATTGTTGCAATAGAACGTTCTACAGGAAAGCCGATTGCTGTTGGAGAGCAGGCGAAACATATGCAGGGTAAAACACATGAAGATATAAAAACCATCCGTCCTTTGAAAGATGGGGTTATTGCAGATTTCCATGCTTCAGAGCACATGATTAAAGAATTTATCAAAAAAATTCCGGGAATCAAAGGGAGATTTATTCAGCCTGCTTTAAGAATTGTAATCTGTATTCCTTCAGGAATTACGGAGGTTGAAAAAAGAGCGGTAAGAGATTCTGCTCAAAAAGTAAACGCAAAAGAAGTACGATTGATTTATGAGCCAATGGCTGCTGCAATAGGAGTAGGTATTGATGTACAAAAGCCAGAAGGTAACATGATTATCGACATAGGTGGTGGTACTACAGAAATCGCTGTTGTTGCTTTGGGAGGTATTGTTTGTGATAAATCTGTGAAAATTGCAGGTGATGTATTCACGAATGATATTGCTTATTTTTTAAGAACGCATCATAATTTATACATCGGAGAAAGAACTGCTGAAAGAGTGAAAATCGAAGTAGGTTCTGCTGTTGAAGATTTAGATGTAGATATCGACGATATTCCAGTACAGGGAAGGGATCTTATTACCGGGAAGCCAAAAGAAATTATGGTTGGGTATAAAGAAATTGCCCGTGCTTTGGATAAATCAATTATAAGAATTGAAGATTCTGTGATGGAAACTCTTTCTCTTACGCCGCCAGAATTGGCTGCAGATATTTACAAAACAGGTATTTATCTTGCAGGTGGTGGTGCTTTATTGAGAGGTCTTGCAGACAGATTGCATAAAAAGACTGGTCTTCCGGTTTTTGTAGCTGAAGATCCGCTAAGAGCTGTTGTTCGCGGAACGGGTATTGCACTTAAGAATATGGATAAATTCAATTTCTTAATTAAATAA
- a CDS encoding pentapeptide repeat-containing protein — protein sequence MNETYVLDQNFNQLNFAESPLEIGEYENCTFQNCNFEYANLSQFKFTNCEFIDCNLSMTKLSGTAFRDVIFKDCKMFGMHFDDCNEFGMSFRFEGCALNNSVFYKTSIKRTLFKNCKLVEVDFAESDLSNSVFSNCDFSGATFERTNMEKADLRTSFNYTINPESNKLKKTKFSLSEVHGLLRRFDIEIDRNS from the coding sequence ATGAACGAAACTTACGTTTTAGACCAAAATTTTAATCAGTTAAATTTTGCAGAATCGCCATTGGAAATAGGGGAATATGAAAACTGCACCTTTCAAAACTGCAATTTTGAATATGCTAATCTTTCTCAGTTTAAATTTACCAACTGTGAATTTATCGACTGTAATTTAAGCATGACTAAATTGTCAGGAACCGCTTTTCGGGATGTTATTTTTAAAGACTGTAAAATGTTCGGAATGCATTTCGATGATTGTAATGAGTTTGGGATGTCTTTCAGGTTTGAAGGATGTGCTTTAAATAACTCTGTTTTCTACAAAACATCAATCAAAAGAACCTTATTCAAAAACTGTAAACTTGTTGAAGTTGATTTTGCAGAATCTGATTTGTCAAATTCTGTGTTTTCAAACTGCGATTTTAGCGGTGCAACCTTCGAAAGAACCAATATGGAGAAAGCAGATTTAAGAACCTCATTCAATTACACGATTAATCCTGAGTCTAACAAGCTTAAGAAGACCAAATTTTCACTTTCTGAAGTTCATGGGCTCTTACGTCGATTTGATATAGAAATTGATAGAAACAGCTGA
- the mreC gene encoding rod shape-determining protein MreC, with translation MGFLLRLFSKNALFVFFIFLQIIALILIFSKNAMQQSWLAGQTAAFNSWVSGYIDEGVSYLKLKQTNEDLVAQNKALMVDLYGKQGAANPQFRKVHDTLGGGQIYTFVDGEIVFNSINRRNNYFTINRGTRDGVYPQMGVMAPKGIAGIVINSTDSYALVQSVLSVNKIRINASLKNSGYFGTLTWKGDNSRLMHLADVPKYVSLKIGDTIETDGKSAIFPKGVMIGTIAGYTVDNKTGFWDISVELSEKMGALNKVFVVKNLKKAEVQKIQDTLQAVIKKEND, from the coding sequence ATGGGATTTTTGCTGAGATTATTTTCGAAGAATGCTCTTTTTGTATTCTTTATTTTCCTGCAAATTATTGCTCTCATTTTGATATTCTCTAAGAATGCGATGCAGCAATCGTGGCTTGCAGGGCAAACTGCGGCTTTTAACTCTTGGGTTTCAGGCTATATTGATGAAGGTGTTTCTTATCTAAAACTGAAACAAACCAACGAAGATCTTGTAGCTCAAAATAAAGCCTTAATGGTTGACCTTTATGGCAAACAAGGTGCTGCAAATCCGCAATTCAGAAAGGTGCACGACACTTTAGGAGGTGGTCAAATCTATACTTTTGTAGATGGTGAAATTGTTTTTAACAGCATCAACAGAAGAAATAATTACTTCACAATCAACCGTGGAACAAGAGATGGTGTTTATCCTCAAATGGGCGTAATGGCTCCAAAAGGAATCGCTGGAATTGTTATTAATTCAACCGATAGTTACGCTTTAGTACAATCGGTTTTAAGCGTTAATAAAATAAGAATTAATGCTTCGTTAAAAAACTCAGGATATTTCGGAACTTTAACGTGGAAGGGAGATAATTCCCGACTGATGCATTTGGCAGATGTGCCAAAATATGTTTCCCTGAAAATTGGTGATACGATAGAAACCGACGGAAAGTCTGCGATTTTCCCTAAAGGTGTTATGATAGGTACTATTGCGGGGTATACCGTAGATAACAAAACAGGATTTTGGGATATATCAGTAGAATTAAGTGAAAAAATGGGAGCTTTAAATAAAGTTTTCGTTGTTAAAAATCTTAAAAAAGCTGAGGTTCAGAAAATTCAGGATACTCTGCAGGCGGTAATAAAAAAAGAAAATGATTAG
- a CDS encoding peptidoglycan D,D-transpeptidase FtsI family protein: MNTRHIKILTILIAIALIFVARLSYLQLFTDRYALNAANTSIKTEYVIPQRGVIFDRNGKIMVGNQPAYEISFTQALMKPDFDTLAFCNLIKIEKSDFIKRINTIKTEKYYSKLTPMTFIKDLSREEIARVQEIIFKYPAFSIVQRPQRQYEVSTSGNLLGYTSEVNDREIKKDSTYYLPGDLIGKTGIEKSYEKELRGVKGIKYIQKDIKLRNVGPYKNGTLDKDVVTGKDITLTIDYDLQKLAEEMLVNKHGAIVAIDPNNGEVLVSATGPDIDPNLFTGPNKSKNLYALSKDTIYENKPTFDRALQAGYPPGSTFKLLTALAAMQMGVMDEKTIFPCGGGFFYKGKRIKGHGGADPLIPAIQVSSNCFFTYAFIAIIKKYPGNPSKGVDEWKKIMSSFGVGEFLNNDFAVGAKGRIPSGDFYERRFKAIIKANGSTRQDYKNWDEMSTGAIYNGMGQGDVMVTPLQLANYVSAIANRGWYYTPHIVRLIDGRPNPDPRFKVKHQTLVDPKHFGPVLKGMEAVVLAGTARSLKSNDFTQLAKTGTAQVPQGKDNAIFVLIAPADKPKIVVVGVMEHGGFGGTWAGPACTIIAEKYITGDIKREHLYKKMITASFMPEYKRQWIVDLKRKGLYKEPKPDSLKLKRIQDSLNIVKKAKEKLQNAKTTKPKKP, translated from the coding sequence TTGAATACACGCCATATAAAAATTTTAACGATTCTCATTGCCATTGCTCTTATTTTTGTAGCAAGGCTTTCTTATTTACAGCTGTTTACAGACCGTTATGCGCTGAATGCTGCCAATACTTCTATCAAAACCGAATATGTGATTCCACAGCGTGGTGTTATATTCGATAGAAATGGTAAAATCATGGTAGGAAATCAGCCTGCCTACGAAATTTCTTTTACTCAGGCTTTAATGAAGCCCGATTTTGATACATTGGCTTTCTGTAATTTAATAAAAATTGAAAAAAGTGATTTCATTAAAAGAATTAATACAATTAAAACTGAAAAATATTACTCCAAGCTTACGCCGATGACTTTCATCAAAGATTTGAGCAGAGAGGAAATTGCAAGAGTTCAGGAGATTATATTCAAATATCCCGCTTTTAGTATCGTTCAACGTCCTCAAAGACAATATGAAGTTTCTACTTCTGGAAATCTTTTGGGATATACAAGTGAAGTCAACGATAGAGAAATTAAAAAAGATTCTACATATTATCTTCCAGGTGACCTCATCGGTAAAACAGGGATTGAAAAATCTTACGAAAAAGAACTGAGAGGGGTAAAAGGAATTAAATATATTCAGAAAGACATCAAACTTAGAAATGTAGGCCCATATAAAAACGGAACTTTAGACAAAGACGTTGTAACCGGAAAAGATATTACCCTTACCATCGATTATGATTTACAAAAGCTTGCTGAGGAGATGTTGGTGAATAAACATGGCGCTATCGTGGCAATAGATCCCAATAACGGTGAAGTTTTGGTTTCTGCTACAGGTCCGGATATTGATCCAAACCTTTTTACTGGCCCTAATAAGTCTAAAAATTTATACGCGCTTTCGAAAGATACTATTTACGAAAACAAACCTACTTTTGATAGAGCTTTGCAGGCGGGTTATCCTCCTGGTTCTACTTTCAAGCTATTGACTGCTTTGGCTGCGATGCAAATGGGAGTGATGGACGAAAAAACAATTTTCCCATGTGGTGGCGGATTTTTCTACAAAGGAAAAAGAATTAAAGGCCACGGTGGGGCAGACCCATTAATTCCTGCAATTCAAGTTTCTAGTAACTGTTTTTTCACCTACGCATTTATTGCTATCATTAAAAAATATCCAGGAAATCCTTCAAAAGGAGTCGATGAATGGAAAAAAATAATGAGCAGTTTTGGGGTCGGAGAGTTCCTGAATAACGATTTTGCAGTGGGTGCAAAAGGTAGAATTCCTTCCGGAGATTTTTATGAAAGAAGATTTAAAGCCATCATAAAAGCCAACGGTTCTACCAGACAAGATTATAAAAATTGGGATGAAATGTCTACCGGTGCCATCTACAACGGGATGGGGCAGGGAGATGTAATGGTAACTCCTCTGCAGCTTGCCAATTATGTTTCTGCAATTGCTAATAGAGGTTGGTACTATACGCCACATATTGTTAGACTTATTGATGGAAGACCAAATCCTGACCCTAGATTTAAAGTGAAACATCAAACTTTAGTAGACCCCAAGCATTTTGGTCCTGTTCTGAAAGGGATGGAAGCAGTGGTTTTGGCGGGTACTGCGAGAAGTTTAAAATCAAACGACTTTACTCAGTTGGCAAAAACGGGTACTGCACAGGTGCCGCAAGGAAAAGATAATGCTATTTTTGTCTTGATTGCTCCTGCAGATAAGCCTAAAATTGTTGTAGTAGGGGTAATGGAACATGGTGGCTTTGGAGGTACTTGGGCTGGGCCTGCTTGTACCATAATTGCAGAAAAATATATAACGGGCGATATCAAAAGAGAGCATCTTTACAAAAAAATGATTACCGCGAGCTTTATGCCCGAATATAAACGACAATGGATTGTCGATTTAAAAAGAAAAGGACTTTATAAAGAACCAAAACCAGATTCTTTAAAGCTTAAAAGAATACAAGACAGTCTGAATATTGTGAAAAAAGCAAAAGAAAAATTGCAAAACGCAAAAACGACTAAACCTAAAAAACCGTAA
- a CDS encoding C40 family peptidase, whose protein sequence is MKKRVLFYLVAFVSTISLQSCVTNYVVSKPATYAKEYKTDAKLAAIDTKMDNDKKLLINSFISEKAASLANAKNSLKNSEIAKAIKHNKTIDNILSEASTYLGTPYRYGGMTRNGIDCSAFVLSVFGAAAGLTLPRVAASQSQEGEAIDKENLQKGDLIFFSHGKRISHVGIVESVTEEGEVKFIHAATSKGVMVSSLNDSYWGPKYRFAKRVINQDGENYNNLASTNF, encoded by the coding sequence ATGAAGAAAAGAGTTTTGTTTTATTTAGTTGCTTTCGTTTCTACAATATCACTACAATCATGCGTAACTAATTACGTAGTTTCAAAACCAGCAACTTATGCTAAAGAATACAAAACAGATGCCAAACTAGCTGCAATAGACACTAAGATGGATAATGATAAAAAGTTGTTAATCAACTCTTTTATCTCTGAAAAAGCGGCAAGCCTTGCGAACGCTAAAAATTCTTTAAAAAATTCTGAAATCGCAAAAGCGATTAAACATAATAAGACGATTGATAATATCTTATCAGAAGCGTCAACCTACTTAGGAACTCCTTACAGATACGGAGGAATGACAAGAAACGGAATCGACTGTTCAGCATTCGTATTATCAGTTTTTGGAGCAGCAGCGGGTCTTACTTTACCTAGAGTAGCAGCATCGCAGTCTCAGGAAGGAGAAGCTATCGACAAAGAAAACCTTCAGAAAGGAGATTTAATCTTCTTCTCTCACGGAAAAAGAATTTCTCACGTAGGAATTGTAGAAAGTGTAACTGAAGAAGGTGAAGTAAAATTTATCCATGCAGCAACATCAAAAGGGGTAATGGTCTCATCATTGAATGATTCTTATTGGGGACCAAAATACAGGTTTGCAAAAAGAGTAATTAACCAAGATGGTGAAAACTACAACAACCTAGCATCTACTAATTTTTAG
- a CDS encoding rod shape-determining protein MreD: MISRTVFTDLLIMAFLVALQVFVLNRITLFGKFTPVLYPVFVMFYPFFRNKFQFLALSFLIGLAVDGFLGTWGINALATTVIAYFRTLIFRTSTDTSTDFFSFQSLQWTQFLLFLFSSISLHQLLVQYIEFFKFTRIFEILFNVLVTSVISFIFIIVYALIFKIKQKV; the protein is encoded by the coding sequence ATGATTAGTAGAACCGTATTTACAGATCTTTTGATCATGGCTTTTCTGGTTGCATTACAAGTTTTTGTATTGAACAGAATTACCTTGTTCGGTAAATTCACTCCGGTTTTATATCCGGTGTTTGTGATGTTCTATCCTTTTTTTAGAAACAAGTTTCAGTTTTTGGCATTAAGTTTTTTAATTGGGCTTGCCGTAGATGGTTTTTTGGGTACATGGGGAATTAATGCTTTGGCGACGACAGTGATTGCATATTTCCGTACATTGATATTCCGTACATCTACAGATACTTCTACAGATTTCTTTTCATTTCAGTCTTTGCAATGGACGCAATTTTTGCTGTTTTTGTTTTCAAGTATCTCTCTACATCAGCTTTTGGTGCAGTATATCGAGTTTTTTAAATTCACCAGAATTTTTGAAATTTTATTTAATGTGTTGGTAACGAGTGTTATTTCCTTTATATTTATCATAGTTTACGCATTAATCTTTAAAATCAAACAGAAAGTTTGA